In Desulfobacter hydrogenophilus, the genomic stretch TCCGGAAGATTCTTCCATTCTGTCTCTATTGTGATCGGGTCTACTGTTTTTCCAGCCTTATCGACTGCAACAAAGCCATAGTATTTAAAAATTTTATCCGCGCAATTAACCTTAACGTGGCGCCAGATGCATCCATAATGAGTATCTGTTCTTTCGGGCAGCAATTCGGCCTGTTCTCTAAACGAAACGTAGTGTTGATCTTTAGATATAGATACCGGGTCATAATATACACAGAAATCCTTTGGAATACATGCGTAACGCACCCAGTTTTTCTTTCTCTCTTCTTGAATAACCGCATCCCATTTAGATAGCAGTTCAGGATCAACCGGTTTTTTGGCAATTTTTACAGAAGATTGATGAGGGCAGTTTTCAATGCACCTAAACCCTTTATCCTCCATGCACGTCTGGACATTATTACGCTGGCCTGCTTTAACCCCCTCGACGACAGCAACGGCCGGCGCGACTAAAATAAGAGGACCAAAAAGAAAATAATTGCTCTGTTTTTTATCCCCTCCACATTCATTTAATGCCGCTCGGTAATCATTTTGGTTTGTTCCCTGGGCAAGTTGGAATTGCATTGGGGCGTGAGCGCAACCTGTGATAAAGAGAACGGATAAAAAGAAAGCTATATATTTCAATGTCTGTCTCCCCTGGCTTAGTTGAAATTTCTGCCTACATACTGAATAAGCATCATATTGTCCATAGGCTTTTTTGGGGAGTGATTTTTAATTTCGTTTCATGTTTAGAGGGCATCAATTTCAAACGAGCATTGACAACCTAAAAAGAATTTGGGACAGTAGAGGTTCCTAAAATGCAATCGGTGAACCGGGCCGTAAATCCGGTATATTTATTTGTATATGCGTTATCCAAATTATAATTGGGGTATGGTGCCGGATTCCCGAAAGGGCCGGAAAGGCTCATTGCAGCCTTAGGACACCTAACCCCCATTTTGTTTTGGAGGTACAAATGAAACCTTGTCAGAAACCCACCGCGTCCTTAAATCAGAACAAAATCATTCCATTCCCAATGCAATCAAAAACATGTGATGCCCTGGATGATTGGTTGAGCAAGTCCTCAAAGGAATCCTCAATGAGGAAAAAACGCTTTAACAAACAAATGAACGATCCAAAAAAACTTAGGAAGCGATTGAAGATAAATAAAAAATCAACAAAAAATATCGAAAAGCTTCTTGAGATATATACGAAAAAAGAACGAAAGGCAGGGGAAAAATCGTCTTTCAAAAAGACGCTATACAGCCTCTTGAATATGGATAAGCGGGAGAAAAAAGAAATATTATCAACACTTGAAAAAGAAGAACATATCTGGAAAGCCACACCGACTTTGCGTGGCGCAATGGAAATAAGCAAGGCTGCCGGTATTAAACCCGGAGACGTGAAGTTGTTTGTTGAAACCAAAGACCTTCCTGCTTTCAAAATTTATAGTCGAAAATTCTGGTTTGCCTTTCCCGAACAAATTGAGTTTTGGAAAAAAGAACAGGCTGGCGCCAACCTATTTCGTGCCACCCAAACCGAAGAAAAGCTGCGTCGGGAAAACATTCAAGGCAAGAGCAAAGCAAACCAAACCCATTATGATGTAGGAGCCAAGGTAAGACAGACAATCAAGGAACTTGGAGGTACCATGCCAGAAGACCTCCCCTCTCCGGGAAAGGGTATCAAGCAATTAGAGCGGGAACAGAAAAGGCTGGACGAAAAATAAGGAGCTTGTTCAATTGGTCTTCTTGCAAGTGAACCGCGCCCCCGCTTCAAAAATATGGTAAGTGTTGCTTGTAAGGATTCCGCAAAAAGTCCACGGGTGTGGGGAATAGTGTGGGGAAGATTATTTTCGGGCATAAAAAAAGGCACCTACAATTCAATGTAAGTGCCTGTTTTTATTATATGGTGATCCCACCGGGAATCGAACCCGAGTTTCCGGCGTGAGAGGCCAGCGTCCTAACCGCTAGACGATGGGACCACATATCACGATGTGGGTGAATATTTATAATGGTTGGGTTTAAATGTCAATAAAAATTAAGTTCAAAGCATCCCAGTCCAATGGGTGTCCATGAGTATAAAACATCTTACCCTCTGAATTTACTTTGAATCAAAATTTTTACGGGTTCCCTTTTTGGCGCCCAAGGCAAAATAGAAAAGCCAACCGATGACCGGAACGATGGCCACAAGGTGCCAGACAAATTTTTCTTTGGGTGTGGAGAAATCTTTTTTCAGCAGGTCGATTAATGCAAGCATGGTCAAGACAAAGGAGAGCCCGACAATGAGAAGGACATATAAAATAAGTTCTTTGGGTGTCATTTAATTTTCCCGATGTTTTTAAAACAACCGATATTGGCCTTACGTTTTTTGTTGCGGGTCAAACATTTACCGTTATTTCAATTTATCTGAAACCTTGAGCAGCGCATCTACATAATAGTTGGAATGGTTGTACCGAAACAGGACTTCGTGCTGGCGCTGACGGCTCAATCCCGATTTCCAACCGTGATGTTTTAAATAATTGGCCACGGAAAAAATGGCATCATCATGGTCAAATAAATCCACCTTACCATCCTTATTGCCGTCCCTTGCCAATGTCAGCGCATTGGAAGGCATGAACTGAGGGATACCCATGGCTCCGGCGTAGGATCCTTTAACGGCAACGGGATCAATGCCTTCACGATTGGCATAGCTGATCAGGGCCTTAAGCTCCTCATAACCCCACCGGCTTTTTTGATCCACTTTCTTATCAAAAACGGCTCGCTTAGGTCTTTTATTATCTGATATAGCACGCCAAACCCTTTCGGCAAGCACGTTTTCCGTAAGCGCTGCCATGGTGGACAAAGTGTTTATCACCGTGCGATTGCCAAGATACGTGCCCAGGCGGGTTTCCACCAGAAGGATGGCTGTAATGATGGTTTTATCCACTGAAAATTCTTCCTGGGCTTTATCCAGGCTATCCTTATGCGTAACCATGTACTTTCGGGCATTGGCTATGGATTTCGGAGAAGAGAACTGGTCATAGTTAAGGCTGGATTCCGAATGGATAAAAAACAGAGAAACACCCCCGGGATCAAAACCAACTGCGTCATTGCCAAACAGGGCTTGGGTCTTTTCCTGATCAAACCCATCCTGGACAAGCCGCTGGGTAAGCAGATCGAAGTCATTGACCGAACCGGGGCTGTCCGGCGCATCACCCTCTTGGGCATAGCAAAAATTAACAGAAAAACAGATGATCAGCGCGACAACAACGTTCAGGATGAATTTGGGGGATAGGTCGAAATTTTTCATATTTGCGGAATCTGCTCCCTTGCTGTGATAGTTTGAGGCAGG encodes the following:
- a CDS encoding PLDc N-terminal domain-containing protein, whose protein sequence is MTPKELILYVLLIVGLSFVLTMLALIDLLKKDFSTPKEKFVWHLVAIVPVIGWLFYFALGAKKGTRKNFDSK
- a CDS encoding lytic murein transglycosylase; translation: MKNFDLSPKFILNVVVALIICFSVNFCYAQEGDAPDSPGSVNDFDLLTQRLVQDGFDQEKTQALFGNDAVGFDPGGVSLFFIHSESSLNYDQFSSPKSIANARKYMVTHKDSLDKAQEEFSVDKTIITAILLVETRLGTYLGNRTVINTLSTMAALTENVLAERVWRAISDNKRPKRAVFDKKVDQKSRWGYEELKALISYANREGIDPVAVKGSYAGAMGIPQFMPSNALTLARDGNKDGKVDLFDHDDAIFSVANYLKHHGWKSGLSRQRQHEVLFRYNHSNYYVDALLKVSDKLK